In Halapricum desulfuricans, a single window of DNA contains:
- a CDS encoding NAD(P)/FAD-dependent oxidoreductase: protein MTDEEICIVGGGIAGAGAAYALDDADVTVYEMDTVGGRMASRRREGCIFDFGANYLELGDSDLEAVIEDAAGDVAVEIESPVEQFTAGGEIRSGEVPQNTRWTTPDGLDGIVRALFENSGADLQVGVGVTRLERRADDWLVTTDEGERAFDAVVLAVPGASASVLFETAVWDNPVRDDLVRAVEDIPYRTMDTVALGYPFEIETDFFGLVSEEDVYDVAWVSNEGHKPGHVPEGRGVLIVQFGPSWAVTHPQTSPAAASEAATNRVVELLDDDRLGEPAWWEYQRWGDAIPTHGPDESLREATLEDDLALAGDWVEGIGRTRAALRSGLRAGRTLRQSEAD, encoded by the coding sequence ATGACAGACGAAGAGATCTGCATCGTCGGCGGGGGCATCGCCGGGGCTGGAGCGGCCTATGCACTGGACGACGCGGACGTGACTGTCTACGAGATGGATACTGTCGGCGGCCGGATGGCAAGCCGCCGTCGGGAGGGCTGTATCTTCGACTTCGGTGCGAACTACCTCGAGCTGGGCGACAGCGATCTGGAAGCCGTGATCGAGGACGCCGCCGGCGACGTAGCCGTCGAGATCGAGTCGCCGGTCGAGCAGTTCACCGCCGGCGGCGAGATCCGGTCGGGGGAAGTGCCACAGAACACGCGCTGGACGACCCCCGACGGGCTCGACGGCATCGTGCGGGCGCTGTTCGAGAACAGCGGGGCCGATCTGCAGGTCGGCGTCGGCGTGACCCGCCTCGAACGGCGCGCGGACGACTGGCTTGTCACCACAGACGAGGGCGAGCGCGCGTTCGACGCGGTCGTGCTGGCCGTTCCCGGCGCGTCGGCGTCGGTGCTGTTCGAGACTGCCGTGTGGGACAACCCGGTCAGGGACGACCTCGTCCGGGCCGTCGAGGACATCCCCTACCGGACGATGGACACCGTCGCGCTGGGCTATCCATTCGAGATCGAGACGGACTTCTTCGGCCTCGTCAGCGAGGAGGACGTCTACGATGTCGCCTGGGTGTCCAACGAGGGCCACAAGCCCGGCCACGTTCCCGAGGGACGGGGCGTCCTCATCGTTCAGTTCGGCCCCAGCTGGGCCGTCACACACCCCCAGACGTCGCCCGCGGCCGCCTCGGAGGCGGCGACCAACCGCGTCGTCGAACTGCTCGATGACGATCGCCTCGGGGAACCGGCCTGGTGGGAGTACCAGCGGTGGGGCGACGCCATCCCGACCCACGGCCCCGACGAGTCGCTTCGCGAGGCGACGCTGGAGGACGACCTGGCGCTCGCCGGCGACTGGGTTGAGGGCATCGGTCGGACGCGGGCCGCGCTCCGCAGCGGACTCCGCGCGGGCCGCACACTGCGCCAGTCCGAGGCCGACTAG
- a CDS encoding cytochrome ubiquinol oxidase subunit I, with protein sequence MSVLAQSLAGGGIVLPILDGPLQLSPEIASRAQFGWTISVHILFAALSIGLAPFIVYFTWKSVRTDDERFERLRSFWIKVFAAGFVMGTVTGIPMSFQFGTNFPQFSSVAGEMIGGPLAFEAKMAFFLEAVFLGVLLFGRERVSDRTYVLSSVLVGFGAWLSGFWILVVNSWMQTPRGYEMVPEMVMGQQMEVAKLTDPIAAFFNPRMTWMYVHMINASVIAVALLVAGVSAYIVWKKRDSEAWNTALKFAVLILLVSAPLQAIHGDAYGRHVEDTQPQKFAAMEAHYETGTADLHLFAVPKSPDALTDPRAENLFTISLPRVGSFLASGGDFDAEVLGLNEYEENPPVALVFWSFRIMVGLGFLFIGLALWGGYLMYRDRLSDSTRYLKAMIVASPLGYAALLTGWYVTEIGRQPWVIQDELTTSEAVSSTLSGGEATLTLVGFLVIYGALVLVALYILRWLIQDELRELGVKESAGDRWYGPIPGVSDDD encoded by the coding sequence ATGTCTGTACTTGCCCAATCACTCGCCGGCGGAGGGATCGTCCTGCCGATTCTCGACGGGCCGTTACAGCTGTCGCCCGAGATCGCGAGCCGGGCGCAGTTCGGGTGGACGATCAGCGTCCACATCCTCTTTGCGGCTCTGTCGATCGGCCTCGCACCGTTTATTGTCTACTTCACCTGGAAGAGCGTCCGGACCGACGACGAACGGTTCGAACGGCTTCGGTCGTTCTGGATCAAGGTGTTCGCCGCCGGGTTCGTCATGGGGACGGTCACCGGGATCCCGATGAGCTTCCAGTTCGGGACGAACTTCCCGCAGTTCTCCTCGGTCGCCGGCGAGATGATCGGCGGCCCGCTGGCCTTCGAGGCGAAGATGGCCTTCTTCCTCGAGGCCGTCTTCCTCGGAGTGTTGCTGTTCGGCCGGGAGCGAGTCAGCGACCGGACGTACGTCCTCTCGTCGGTGCTGGTCGGGTTCGGGGCCTGGCTATCGGGCTTCTGGATTCTGGTCGTCAACTCCTGGATGCAGACGCCCCGGGGCTACGAGATGGTGCCGGAAATGGTGATGGGTCAACAGATGGAGGTCGCGAAACTGACCGATCCCATCGCGGCGTTCTTCAACCCGCGGATGACCTGGATGTACGTCCACATGATCAACGCATCGGTGATCGCGGTCGCGCTGCTGGTCGCCGGCGTCTCCGCGTACATCGTCTGGAAGAAACGCGACTCCGAGGCCTGGAACACCGCGCTGAAGTTCGCCGTGTTGATCCTGCTGGTCTCGGCACCGCTGCAGGCGATCCACGGTGACGCCTACGGCCGCCACGTCGAGGACACCCAGCCACAGAAGTTCGCGGCCATGGAGGCCCACTACGAGACCGGTACAGCTGATCTCCATTTGTTTGCAGTCCCGAAAAGTCCCGACGCGCTGACCGATCCGCGGGCGGAGAACCTCTTCACGATCAGCCTGCCGAGGGTCGGCTCGTTCCTCGCGAGCGGGGGTGATTTCGACGCCGAAGTGCTCGGGTTGAACGAGTACGAGGAGAACCCGCCGGTCGCGCTCGTGTTCTGGTCGTTCCGGATCATGGTCGGACTCGGCTTCCTGTTCATCGGGCTGGCGCTGTGGGGCGGCTATCTGATGTACCGGGATCGGCTGTCGGATAGTACCCGCTACCTGAAGGCGATGATCGTGGCGTCACCGCTCGGGTACGCCGCTCTGCTCACCGGGTGGTACGTCACCGAGATCGGCCGCCAGCCGTGGGTCATTCAGGACGAACTCACGACCAGCGAGGCCGTCTCCTCGACGCTGTCGGGCGGGGAGGCGACGCTCACGCTGGTCGGGTTCCTCGTCATCTACGGGGCGCTGGTTCTGGTCGCTCTGTACATCCTGCGGTGGCTCATCCAGGACGAACTCCGGGAACTGGGCGTGAAAGAATCCGCCGGGGATCGCTGGTACGGCCCGATCCCGGGAGTGAGCGACGATGACTGA
- a CDS encoding ABC transporter ATP-binding protein: MIETTNLTKRFGETVAVDGIDLTVEEGSVHGFVGPNGAGKTTAMQLLVGLLSPSEGAATIGGKPAGSKAAKELLGYSPQELALRESMTGRGYLEYMGRAAGMSKSDVRERADELLAWLDLEEAAGRRVGSYSGGMQRRLSLAQAMIHEPELLILDEPTTGLDPSGRQKIMDALRELPEQGMTVFVSSHVLAELEQYVGKVTILRDGEIVITDTIDAVQQAYGGQALAVETDDDERVAELLADVEVARNVEIEDGRLLVMTDDADELRNRLQGLLVEHDISLRSMSEAGTLQEAFADILEEGEQ, translated from the coding sequence ATGATCGAAACGACAAATCTGACAAAGCGCTTCGGCGAGACGGTCGCAGTCGACGGCATCGATCTGACTGTCGAAGAGGGAAGCGTTCACGGGTTCGTCGGACCCAACGGCGCCGGCAAGACGACCGCGATGCAACTGCTCGTGGGACTGTTGAGCCCCTCAGAGGGTGCGGCGACCATCGGTGGGAAACCCGCCGGCTCGAAGGCCGCCAAGGAACTGCTGGGATACTCCCCGCAGGAACTGGCGCTGCGGGAGTCGATGACCGGCCGCGGCTATCTCGAGTATATGGGGCGGGCCGCAGGGATGAGTAAGTCGGACGTACGCGAACGGGCCGACGAACTCCTGGCGTGGCTCGATTTGGAGGAGGCGGCCGGCCGGCGGGTCGGCTCCTACAGTGGCGGGATGCAACGGCGACTCAGCCTGGCCCAGGCGATGATCCACGAACCCGAGTTGCTCATTCTGGACGAGCCGACGACGGGACTAGATCCCTCGGGCCGACAGAAGATTATGGACGCACTGCGAGAACTCCCAGAGCAGGGGATGACGGTGTTCGTCAGCAGCCACGTGCTCGCGGAACTCGAACAGTACGTCGGGAAAGTGACGATCCTTCGGGACGGCGAAATCGTGATTACCGATACGATCGACGCCGTCCAGCAGGCCTACGGCGGGCAGGCACTGGCGGTCGAAACCGACGACGACGAGCGCGTCGCCGAACTGCTGGCCGATGTCGAGGTGGCCCGCAACGTCGAGATTGAGGACGGTCGCCTGCTCGTGATGACCGACGACGCCGACGAACTCCGCAATCGGTTGCAGGGGCTGTTGGTCGAACACGATATCTCGCTGCGGTCGATGTCCGAGGCCGGGACCCTGCAAGAAGCCTTCGCGGACATCTTAGAGGAGGGGGAACAATGA
- a CDS encoding DUF1641 domain-containing protein has product MSESQAAEADDFETLVEEDPEAVASLLERLDADATTPDIESLLEGDDLSIRGDESLEPSADAAELGSLVEAADANADELAAGLESLAQIQRTGTLDDLLELAQIASLLMGAMDDEMVMSLSNLGSELGGVADTASEEDVARGLESVLHAVGDATSEQPEPVGAIGFAKALRDPEVKAGLGVALALVRGLGRNVDPPAED; this is encoded by the coding sequence ATGAGCGAAAGCCAAGCCGCGGAGGCGGACGACTTCGAGACACTGGTCGAAGAGGACCCCGAGGCCGTCGCGAGCCTGCTCGAACGGCTCGACGCCGACGCGACGACGCCGGACATCGAATCGTTGCTCGAAGGTGACGACCTCTCGATTCGAGGGGACGAGTCGCTGGAGCCGTCCGCAGACGCCGCCGAACTCGGGTCGCTCGTCGAGGCCGCCGACGCCAACGCCGACGAACTGGCCGCAGGGCTGGAATCGCTCGCGCAGATCCAGCGGACCGGCACGCTTGATGACCTGCTAGAACTCGCCCAGATCGCCTCGCTGCTGATGGGGGCGATGGACGACGAGATGGTGATGAGCCTCTCGAATCTGGGGTCGGAACTCGGCGGCGTAGCCGATACCGCAAGCGAGGAGGACGTCGCTCGCGGGCTGGAGTCGGTGTTGCACGCCGTCGGCGACGCCACGAGCGAACAGCCCGAGCCGGTCGGCGCGATCGGCTTCGCGAAAGCGCTGCGTGACCCCGAAGTCAAGGCCGGTCTCGGCGTCGCACTGGCGCTGGTCAGAGGACTCGGCCGAAACGTCGATCCGCCCGCCGAAGACTGA
- a CDS encoding cytochrome d ubiquinol oxidase subunit II, which translates to MTELLLPVDSYLVEPLPEIWFGLVMFALTMYIVLDGFDFGIGMLYATQDNDHDRETLLSAFGPVWDANEVWVIAFGTMTLAAFPDVYSRLLSEHYLLALGFVLALLFRGLGPELREQRDDERWQRYCDYSFIGGSLFAPLLFGMIAGRWVFDAATLSLPTLLTGIGLVAVSVVTGAAFLAAKTGPSLAGEMRDYGIIATLAYLGGVVALLAVVVVTDAGGHAGTVLSIPGAAIVVLSAGAGLGGIVLAGRGEYRAWLATALALPVLLSLLVALLLYPTIYPPTGLTVQEAVVSPLALNLTTVLGVPVLFVVLWYFKFLYGVFSGPLEGEGYGA; encoded by the coding sequence ATGACTGAACTGCTGTTGCCCGTCGACTCGTATCTCGTCGAGCCGCTGCCGGAGATCTGGTTCGGCCTGGTCATGTTCGCGCTGACGATGTACATCGTTCTCGACGGCTTCGACTTCGGGATCGGGATGCTGTACGCGACTCAGGACAACGACCACGATCGGGAGACGCTGTTGTCGGCGTTCGGTCCGGTCTGGGACGCCAACGAGGTGTGGGTGATCGCCTTCGGGACGATGACGCTCGCGGCGTTTCCCGACGTCTACTCCCGACTGCTGTCCGAGCACTACCTGCTCGCGCTCGGGTTCGTGCTGGCGCTGCTGTTCCGGGGTCTCGGACCCGAACTCCGCGAGCAACGCGACGACGAGCGCTGGCAGCGCTACTGTGACTACTCGTTCATCGGCGGCAGCCTCTTCGCGCCGCTGTTGTTCGGGATGATCGCCGGTCGGTGGGTGTTCGACGCGGCGACGCTGTCGCTACCGACGCTTCTGACCGGGATCGGTCTGGTCGCCGTCTCGGTCGTCACCGGCGCGGCGTTTCTGGCGGCCAAGACCGGACCTTCACTGGCCGGCGAGATGCGCGATTACGGCATCATCGCGACGCTGGCGTATCTGGGAGGCGTCGTCGCCCTGCTGGCGGTCGTCGTCGTCACTGACGCAGGCGGCCACGCCGGGACGGTCCTTTCGATCCCCGGCGCGGCGATCGTCGTCCTCTCGGCCGGGGCCGGGCTCGGCGGGATCGTGCTGGCCGGCCGCGGCGAGTATCGCGCCTGGCTGGCCACCGCGTTAGCGCTGCCGGTCCTGTTGAGCCTCCTCGTTGCCCTGCTGTTGTACCCGACGATCTACCCGCCGACTGGCCTGACTGTCCAGGAAGCGGTCGTCTCGCCGCTCGCGCTGAACCTCACGACTGTCCTCGGCGTCCCGGTCCTGTTCGTGGTCCTGTGGTACTTCAAGTTCCTCTACGGCGTGTTTAGCGGCCCCCTCGAAGGTGAGGGGTACGGAGCCTGA
- a CDS encoding ABC transporter permease, giving the protein MSLRLFVSGAVRDSTRPKILAAFLLPYFGVTVLLATALGNTGHENLGSAPLFTQEQVLLELYAQLSFVWLVTFPLVLVAVLAATNVASHLESGTFRVLLSKPVSRWEPLVGAFIGIVIVGVLATLSGLLVGGVALYSTTGTSTLALGGSVLTLLPGTLVYALVVTTVAAAVGTLLAVVTGTRLQTALGTALIPVLFFAFMFVRFLPVGDLYTDLFLYVPDVNYHLGNVYATVHGTLGVEFTPATREAISTVSGVYDVGGVWTDPLLGGIGGSTPLAGYVPPIVSVIVVGLVAIAALAGAVYRFKRMDVP; this is encoded by the coding sequence ATGAGCCTCCGACTGTTCGTCTCCGGGGCCGTCAGAGACAGCACCCGGCCAAAGATCCTCGCGGCGTTTCTACTTCCGTATTTCGGGGTGACGGTCCTGCTCGCGACAGCCCTGGGGAACACGGGCCACGAGAATCTCGGGAGCGCGCCGCTTTTCACCCAGGAGCAGGTCCTGCTGGAGCTGTACGCACAGCTGTCGTTCGTCTGGCTGGTCACTTTCCCGCTGGTGCTGGTGGCGGTACTCGCGGCGACGAACGTCGCAAGTCACCTCGAATCGGGGACTTTCCGGGTGTTGTTGAGCAAGCCTGTGAGCCGCTGGGAGCCGCTTGTCGGGGCGTTCATCGGGATCGTCATCGTGGGCGTACTGGCGACGCTGTCGGGACTGCTGGTCGGTGGGGTCGCCCTCTACTCGACGACGGGGACGAGTACGCTGGCGCTTGGCGGGAGCGTCCTCACGTTATTGCCGGGGACGCTGGTGTATGCGCTGGTCGTTACGACAGTGGCCGCGGCGGTCGGGACACTGCTGGCGGTCGTCACCGGGACGCGCCTGCAGACTGCTCTCGGGACGGCGCTGATCCCGGTGTTGTTCTTCGCGTTTATGTTCGTCCGCTTTCTGCCGGTCGGAGATCTCTATACGGATCTGTTCCTGTACGTGCCGGACGTCAACTACCATCTCGGAAACGTCTACGCTACCGTCCACGGTACACTGGGGGTCGAGTTTACCCCCGCTACACGGGAGGCGATCTCGACTGTCTCGGGTGTTTACGATGTCGGTGGCGTCTGGACTGATCCGCTTCTCGGCGGGATAGGCGGGTCGACACCGCTTGCAGGCTATGTGCCCCCAATCGTCTCAGTGATCGTCGTCGGACTCGTCGCCATCGCCGCGCTCGCTGGGGCCGTCTATCGCTTCAAGCGGATGGACGTGCCCTGA
- a CDS encoding DUF367 family protein, with translation MELHVRYEGDDDPDKCSARKLARFDLAELHRSTRATPPGIVLNPFAEQALSPADADHDRLVALDCSWETAQREAFDLDGVHRALPFLVAANPINYGTPFRLNTVEAFAGALVILGEREHAERTLSKFSWGHTFLELNEEPLRRYSECEDSTDVLDVQDDYLVEE, from the coding sequence GTGGAATTACACGTCCGTTACGAGGGCGACGACGACCCCGACAAGTGTAGCGCCCGCAAGCTCGCCCGCTTCGACCTCGCGGAGTTGCACCGCTCGACGCGGGCGACGCCGCCGGGGATCGTCCTCAACCCCTTCGCCGAGCAGGCGCTCTCGCCCGCCGACGCCGACCACGACCGACTGGTCGCGCTCGACTGCTCCTGGGAGACCGCCCAGCGGGAGGCGTTCGATCTCGACGGCGTTCACCGGGCGCTCCCGTTTCTCGTCGCCGCCAACCCCATCAACTACGGGACGCCGTTCCGGCTCAACACCGTCGAGGCCTTCGCCGGCGCGCTCGTCATCCTCGGCGAGCGCGAGCACGCCGAACGGACCCTCTCGAAGTTCTCCTGGGGCCATACCTTCCTCGAACTCAACGAGGAACCGCTTCGCCGATACAGCGAGTGTGAAGACTCAACGGACGTACTCGACGTGCAGGACGACTACCTCGTCGAGGAGTGA
- a CDS encoding outer membrane protein assembly factor BamB family protein, with amino-acid sequence MPYDRRTVLSALAGGGVAASVGTVPALGSTPGAGKDATVDALSQLDGGETPATLEGSVTTAPVSAGDRLLVGTDRGCYVFENQEVTAFVSTRPVRRISPLGDDRAVLLVEDQFFPNVLAIDLASGEVEWRAARTRTIFSQEFGEIDRQVPVFDAVEAGGNVAVATGYGVVGFDIESGEEVWTVDRDYYTWRVRALDGTVYATTQDGKLLAIDGESGDRQYVTGLAEPFESGGRSIPRSAWDLRPIEGGPADLVVTTEDGYVKGVRADDGSVKWDTQVHEPDSDELESYYRRIGNRPTMAGGSDRAADGNFCNLEVTPIDGDRIAISIHERGQYAPDQNPGQVALVTAEGETEWTNESINLAGASNVWFVSEFDSERLLVPSAPDGDTQTVTKLGLANGQVGAELTIPAAPPGSVRASADGQGYLADYGGNLVVASESGDLQVIEEGTEVVWSFTAIQDGTVLEADFTGDGVEDYLIYSRNQLDRQRGVESRSLVVRSGANSSIVWSRTLGAEQFHREGGLQNLQVIDGDDGVDLLGIEQRPGQGNDEQITQIEREIENLERDIRNLEREQRNNDVDNSDKIQSKQSEIQSLLAELDELGGRPTAELVALTGTDGSERARIPLEVESSRTLPDLIEPVSINTLDEEDNVVFIGGHSGVAFVNLRDEAVTDFWRYRPDESDLWPPIENSQRVRYVSVGGSGEYEDMLAISADNRVSFAVIETGSETENGDKYITFEKTTMFESDGERIVSGSIRTIADLDGDGYREVLCLVQKEDTQTWVVVSPGDGAVIGRFESEGRVTPTVREIPSPDGGNGLVTCTSDGDRFTVSVTDGVEETWRHQEDLSRRGGFGEAYRPADLAGEVDGTEAVALATTAPEGGAKVDLYGLSGGDRLKRIVLEPFETVDPDDEPLAPATRVQRLPAADGEEPNIGVIADPTGEGDARLYVVDPREGEVLISGDAADGSFVELDSEVGILASDAGLRTVDATAGVTLDASGGPDVTLSWEFDDGSDRVTRVTVGEQPVAITTDRSTTVRLPPGEHTVSVAATSPDGFTVYDSTTPSVTGSSMADTLLYAAAGASVLGLFGMPIVNAVRRRVQR; translated from the coding sequence GTGCCGTATGACCGGCGGACCGTCCTCTCGGCGCTGGCCGGCGGTGGCGTCGCCGCGTCAGTTGGGACAGTCCCGGCGCTGGGGTCGACGCCAGGGGCTGGCAAGGACGCCACCGTAGACGCGCTGTCCCAACTCGACGGGGGCGAGACGCCGGCCACACTCGAAGGATCGGTAACGACGGCCCCTGTGTCTGCGGGCGATCGACTACTGGTCGGAACGGACCGCGGCTGTTATGTCTTCGAGAACCAGGAGGTGACAGCGTTCGTTTCGACTCGTCCGGTCCGACGGATCAGTCCCCTGGGAGACGATCGGGCCGTGCTGCTGGTCGAGGATCAGTTCTTCCCGAACGTGCTCGCGATCGACCTCGCAAGCGGCGAGGTCGAGTGGCGAGCGGCTCGGACCCGGACAATCTTCAGCCAGGAGTTCGGGGAGATCGACCGGCAGGTACCCGTTTTCGACGCGGTCGAAGCCGGCGGCAACGTCGCTGTCGCGACGGGATACGGCGTGGTGGGCTTCGACATCGAGAGCGGCGAAGAGGTCTGGACAGTCGATCGGGATTACTACACCTGGCGAGTACGAGCGCTGGACGGAACGGTCTATGCGACCACCCAAGACGGGAAGCTGCTGGCTATCGACGGCGAGAGCGGCGACAGGCAGTACGTCACGGGACTCGCCGAACCCTTCGAGAGTGGCGGGCGATCGATCCCGCGGTCGGCGTGGGACCTCCGTCCCATCGAAGGCGGACCCGCCGACCTCGTCGTCACGACCGAGGACGGGTACGTGAAAGGCGTGCGTGCCGACGACGGATCAGTCAAGTGGGACACACAGGTTCACGAGCCCGACAGCGATGAGTTAGAATCGTATTACCGGCGGATCGGCAATCGGCCGACGATGGCCGGCGGTTCGGATCGGGCGGCAGACGGGAACTTCTGCAATCTCGAAGTGACACCGATCGACGGCGACAGGATCGCGATCAGTATCCACGAACGAGGGCAGTATGCCCCCGACCAGAACCCCGGACAGGTAGCGCTTGTCACCGCGGAAGGGGAGACCGAATGGACGAACGAGTCAATCAACCTCGCCGGGGCGAGTAACGTCTGGTTCGTGAGCGAATTCGATTCGGAGCGTCTGCTCGTGCCGTCGGCACCCGACGGAGACACGCAAACAGTGACAAAACTCGGTCTCGCGAACGGACAGGTAGGGGCGGAACTCACGATCCCGGCCGCACCGCCGGGATCGGTTCGCGCTTCGGCGGACGGGCAGGGCTATCTCGCCGATTACGGCGGGAATCTCGTGGTCGCCTCGGAATCCGGGGACCTACAGGTCATTGAGGAGGGGACGGAAGTCGTCTGGAGTTTCACCGCGATACAGGACGGGACAGTGCTGGAGGCGGACTTCACCGGCGATGGGGTCGAGGACTATCTGATCTACTCGCGAAATCAACTCGACCGGCAGCGCGGCGTCGAGTCGCGATCGCTCGTCGTCCGGTCCGGGGCGAACAGCTCGATCGTCTGGTCGCGAACGCTCGGAGCCGAGCAGTTCCATCGGGAGGGCGGTCTACAGAACCTGCAGGTGATCGACGGCGACGACGGGGTCGACTTGCTGGGAATCGAACAGCGGCCAGGCCAGGGCAACGACGAACAGATCACCCAGATCGAGCGCGAGATAGAAAATCTCGAACGAGACATCAGAAACCTCGAACGCGAGCAGCGAAACAACGACGTCGACAACAGCGACAAGATTCAGAGCAAGCAAAGCGAGATCCAGAGTTTACTCGCGGAGCTAGACGAACTCGGCGGTCGACCGACGGCTGAACTCGTCGCCCTCACCGGAACCGACGGCAGCGAGCGAGCACGGATCCCACTCGAAGTCGAAAGTAGCAGGACGCTACCTGACCTGATCGAGCCAGTTTCGATCAATACGCTGGACGAAGAGGACAACGTCGTCTTCATCGGCGGGCACAGTGGCGTTGCATTCGTCAATCTCAGAGACGAAGCAGTGACCGACTTCTGGAGATATCGTCCCGACGAGAGTGACCTGTGGCCACCGATCGAGAACAGCCAGCGAGTCAGGTACGTGAGTGTCGGTGGGTCCGGCGAGTACGAGGATATGCTCGCGATTTCGGCCGACAACCGGGTGTCGTTTGCGGTCATCGAAACCGGAAGCGAGACCGAAAACGGCGACAAGTACATCACATTCGAGAAGACGACGATGTTCGAGTCCGACGGGGAGCGAATCGTTTCCGGATCGATCCGGACGATAGCAGACCTGGATGGGGACGGCTACAGAGAGGTGTTGTGTCTGGTCCAGAAGGAAGACACGCAGACGTGGGTCGTCGTCTCGCCGGGGGATGGAGCGGTGATTGGACGGTTCGAAAGCGAAGGGAGAGTGACACCGACAGTCAGAGAGATACCGTCACCGGATGGAGGGAACGGGTTGGTGACGTGCACGAGCGACGGCGATCGCTTCACTGTCTCTGTCACCGACGGCGTCGAAGAGACGTGGCGTCACCAGGAGGATCTGTCACGACGCGGCGGCTTCGGCGAGGCGTACCGGCCGGCCGACCTCGCCGGCGAAGTCGACGGGACCGAGGCAGTCGCACTCGCGACGACGGCCCCCGAAGGTGGGGCGAAAGTTGACCTGTACGGGCTTTCGGGCGGTGATCGTCTGAAGCGGATCGTCCTCGAACCGTTTGAGACGGTCGATCCCGACGACGAGCCGCTCGCACCGGCCACTCGCGTCCAGCGACTGCCCGCAGCCGACGGCGAGGAGCCGAATATCGGTGTGATCGCGGACCCCACTGGTGAGGGAGACGCTCGACTGTACGTCGTCGATCCGCGCGAAGGCGAGGTCCTGATCAGCGGGGACGCCGCCGACGGATCGTTCGTCGAATTGGACTCGGAGGTCGGGATACTTGCCAGTGACGCCGGACTCCGAACGGTCGACGCGACGGCGGGAGTCACGCTTGACGCGAGCGGCGGCCCGGACGTGACGCTGTCCTGGGAGTTCGACGACGGGAGCGACCGAGTCACGCGGGTCACTGTCGGGGAGCAACCGGTCGCGATCACGACCGACCGGTCGACGACAGTACGGTTGCCGCCCGGCGAGCACACCGTCAGCGTGGCGGCGACCAGTCCGGACGGGTTCACCGTCTACGACAGCACGACACCGTCGGTAACGGGCAGTTCCATGGCCGATACCCTGCTGTACGCGGCGGCGGGCGCCTCGGTGCTGGGGCTGTTCGGCATGCCGATCGTCAACGCCGTTCGACGGAGGGTGCAGCGATGA